ATGCGCTGCGGGTCGGGCGCGGTTTCGTCGCGGCGAAAGCGCGTCTCGCGGGTCGGCATCCAGTAGTGCAGGTCTTCGGTCAGCAGGCCGAACCAGCGTTCGTAGTCTTCCTGGTCCAGGTAGCGCGCCTCGGCGGCGTACAGGCGGTTCACGGCGAACCACAAGGCCTGGTCGTTGGAACTGTCGATGCTCATGGCGGGCCTCCTCAGCGCACGCGCGGGATGTCCCGCCACGATTGTCCTGTCATGAAATCCATCCAGCGCTGGTAGAAGGCGAGCTGGTTCACGTCGCTGTACATCGGGCGGCTGATGTTGCCCGGCAGGTCCGGGTCGTCGCGGCGGCTGGTGCCCACGCGCAGGCCGTAGTGCAGGCGCTGGCGGCGGGTGACCACGCCCTCGTTGGCGCGGGTGGCGTTTTCCCAGTTCTCGCCGTCGTCCATTTCGAACACGCCGCTCGGGGAGAAGGTTTCCATGCAGGCGTCGCGCATGGCATTGCGGACCTCGTCCGGCATGTCGCGGTTGACGATGGTCCAGGCGCGCAGCTCGATGCGCCGCGGACCCTTGGGGTGCCACACGCGCATGGTGCCGATGCCGGGCAGGTAGGAGAAGTTCGGGAACACCGAGGCCGACACCACCGAGCCGAACAGGCGCGTGGCGCGCAGCTCGCCCAGGCGGCGCGCCATCTGGGCGCGTTTTTGCTGGTAGTAGGCCATGATCACCGGCCGGCGCAGGCTCATGATGCCCAGCGTGCCCAGGCCGTCGGTGCCGCCTTCCCAGCCGTGGCCGTTGGCGTTGGCGTGAAACGAGTCCTGCTCGACCGGCATGAAGTCCGGCACCGGCTTGCCGTAGGTCATGGCCTTGGCGCCGGAGTCGTGCGTCCAGGAGGCGTGCAGGGAATCGCCGGTGAAGTTCTCGACGCCGAATTTCCAGTTGGCCTGAAAGTCGTTTCGCACGCAGCCGCCGATGAACTCGGTGCCCTCGTCGGTCTGGTCGAGCACGATGTCCAGGTACCAGCGGTAGTCACCCAGGTAGTCCTCCAGCGACGGCGCGTCGGCGTCGAAGCAGGCGAACACCAGGCCCTTGTAGGTTTCCACGCGGGCGTTTTGCAGGCCCCAGTGGGACTTGTCGATCCAGCCGGCGTAGTGGGCTTCCTCGTGCAGGCCCATGAGGGCGCCGTCGGTGCCGAACGACCAGCCGTGGTAGTTGCAGGTGAACTGGCGCGCGTTGCCGCCGTCGGCAAAGCAGATGCGGTTGCCGCGGTGGGTGCAGGAGTTGGTGAACACGCGGATGCGCCCGTCCGTGTGGCGGGCCACGATGACGCTGTCCTGTCCCATGTAGGTGGTCAGGAAATCGCCCGGCCGGGGCAGCTCGCTTTCATGCGCCACGAACAGCCAGGCGCGGGCGAACACGCGCTCCAGTTCCTGCTCGTAGATGGCCTGGTCCCAGAAAATCCGCCGGTCGACCCAGCCCTCGCGGGTGTTGATCAGTCCAGTCACGTCCATGTGCCGCTCCTCGTGTGCGCTCCGTATCGGCGCTAGCGTAGGCGGGGCGCGGGTGGCGGTCAAACGAGCGTTAGGGAAGGCGTGGCAGGCGCGGCTGCCGTTCGTTTGTGACAATGCACTTCTGGAGTCACTGAACGAGAGCGTCGCCCATGTCATCCCGTCTGCCCGAGGCTGTTAGTCCGTCAGCAACCGCACGCGCCTGGCCATGAATGTCTCGGAAAACACCTTCAAGCAGGCGCTCGCCGACGGCCGCCGCCAGTTTGGCGCCTTCCTGGCGCTGGGCGATGCGCACGCGGCGGAGTTGATGGCGAGCGCCGGTTTCGATTGGCTGCTGATCGACTGCGAGCACGGGCCAAACGATCTGCCCTCGGTGCTGGCGCAGCTGCAGGCGCTGGCCGGCTATCCGGTGCAGGCGGTGCTGCGCCCGACGGATCACGACGCGGCGCGCATCAAGCAGTATCTGGACCTTGGCGTGC
This Immundisolibacter cernigliae DNA region includes the following protein-coding sequences:
- a CDS encoding aromatic ring-hydroxylating dioxygenase subunit alpha, producing MDVTGLINTREGWVDRRIFWDQAIYEQELERVFARAWLFVAHESELPRPGDFLTTYMGQDSVIVARHTDGRIRVFTNSCTHRGNRICFADGGNARQFTCNYHGWSFGTDGALMGLHEEAHYAGWIDKSHWGLQNARVETYKGLVFACFDADAPSLEDYLGDYRWYLDIVLDQTDEGTEFIGGCVRNDFQANWKFGVENFTGDSLHASWTHDSGAKAMTYGKPVPDFMPVEQDSFHANANGHGWEGGTDGLGTLGIMSLRRPVIMAYYQQKRAQMARRLGELRATRLFGSVVSASVFPNFSYLPGIGTMRVWHPKGPRRIELRAWTIVNRDMPDEVRNAMRDACMETFSPSGVFEMDDGENWENATRANEGVVTRRQRLHYGLRVGTSRRDDPDLPGNISRPMYSDVNQLAFYQRWMDFMTGQSWRDIPRVR